One stretch of Juglans microcarpa x Juglans regia isolate MS1-56 chromosome 3D, Jm3101_v1.0, whole genome shotgun sequence DNA includes these proteins:
- the LOC121255758 gene encoding uncharacterized protein LOC121255758 isoform X1: protein MGTCRDVFIEQKLFSFRKENDRWWSVTKSSRRVVKYVSLDHEALGWLGFTVKECAASLVSPNFLRTQRKGNSVLMVQRGCNHNGSFFSLSEFGHDKRRSMLVVPEGRKGEGWRKFGDTIKELTLSSSVWSGRNRGACVLWSSQAGKPKGHKGDGGAPSSMVVGSWSYREVVQKVLPRVVVPDMSSSEIVQRKEGDGSELLGLNEDKFLQSLAEMEEKVGLLLEDILCLKRYVKGK, encoded by the coding sequence atGGGAACGTGCAGAGATGTTTTCATTGAACAAAAGTTATTTTCGTTTAGGAAGGAGAATGATAGATGGTGGAGTGTCACTAAGAGTAGCCGTCGTGTGGTGAAATATGTCTCCTTGGATCATGAAGCTTTGGGGTGGTTGGGCTTTACGGTGAAGGAATGTGCCGCGTCTTTGGTTTCTCCTAACTTTTTAAGAACACAGAGAAAAGGAAACTCAGTGTTAATGGTGCAGAGGGGATGCAACCACAATGGcagtttcttttccctttcGGAGTTTGGGCATGATAAGAGGAGAAGTATGTTAGTGGTACCGGAAGGGAGGAAGGGTGAGGGGTGGAGGAAATTTGGAGACACTATTAAGGAGCTTACTCTTTCCTCCTCTGTTTGGAGTGGGAGAAACAGAGGAGCCTGTGTTCTGTGGTCTTCTCAGGCAGGCAAGCCGAAGGGGCACAAGGGAGATGGTGGTGCTCCTTCGTCGATGGTTGTTGGTTCATGGTCGTACCGTGAGGTGGTGCAGAAGGTACTGCCTCGCGTAGTGGTCCCAGACATGTCCAGTTCAGAGATCGTGCAAAGAAAGGAGGGAGATGGCAGTGAACTGTTGGGGCTAAATGAGGATAAATTCTTACAGTCGTTGGCTGAAATGGAGGAGAAGGTTGGGCTTCTTTTAGAAGATATTCTTTGCCTTAAACGCTATGTTAAAGGGAAATAA
- the LOC121255758 gene encoding uncharacterized protein LOC121255758 isoform X2, which translates to MGPGSGQEESGPKKAWVMSRVSRVQNNISAQTTCLPPTAPICVLPNSPPAQKLPPDTVNHHGESAQSLHFGTEVGELVEVVQTVCPPPAAQIWVLPDFTPTQKFLLVTVDHHGESVQSIYIGTEIGESVEVSVEDGSSCDDLPSPSPGLSTAQI; encoded by the coding sequence ATGGGCCCTGGGTCGGGTCAAGAGGAGTCTGGCCCAAAGAAAGCATGGGTCATGTCTCGGGTGTCTCGGGTGCAGAACAATATTTCAGCCCAAACAACGTGCCTTCCTCCTACGGCGCCGATATGCGTCTTGCCGAACTCCCCACCGGCACAGAAACTTCCGCCGGACACCGTCAACCATCACGGTGAATCTGCACAGTCACTACACTTCGGCACAGAGGTCGGCGAGTTGGTAGAGGTGGTCCAGACAGTGTGCCCTCCTCCTGCGGCACAGATATGGGTTTTGCCGGACTTCACACCGACACAGAAATTCCTGCTGGTCACCGTCGACCATCACGGTGAATCTGTTCAGTCAATATACATCGGCACTGAGATTGGTGAGTCAGTAGAGGTGTCGGTAGAGGATGGGTCTTCGTGCGATGACCTCCCGTCGCCGTCGCCTGGGTTATCGACTGCACAGATCTAG